One window of Caldisericia bacterium genomic DNA carries:
- the aroC gene encoding chorismate synthase, with protein sequence MLRFHTAGESHGMYLVGILEGIPRGLKLDLDYINSMLILRKRGYGRGKRMDFEEDKPEFFGGLNKENITTGAPIGFKVRNIDWERGGRGKFSLVPRPGHSDFSGSIKYDFDNLYLPAERTSGRLTVLDVIAGSICILFLREFGVETYFFVTSVGGVGIPTERFDDIPSLFRRAISSPVLVPFPEFEERIMDEIEHAIEEKDSLGGSGIVILRGVPAGLGDYNRWDKRIDGLIAQAVMSIPSVKAVEIGEGIESSRSMGSKFHDSFLIRGDRILRGSNNAGGIEGGITNGEDIVVKFYAKPIPTVRKGVKSVNLKEFKEVRSSYVRSDTVVIPAVSLVAASRVSFVVASSFLDKFGGDHIKDTKDSFNNYINSRRRFWQR encoded by the coding sequence ATGTTGAGATTCCATACAGCAGGAGAGTCTCATGGAATGTACCTTGTTGGGATACTTGAGGGGATTCCGAGAGGTTTAAAACTTGATCTTGATTACATAAACTCAATGCTTATCTTGAGGAAAAGAGGTTATGGAAGGGGAAAGAGAATGGATTTTGAGGAGGATAAACCAGAGTTCTTTGGAGGTCTAAATAAGGAGAATATTACAACAGGTGCACCTATAGGATTTAAGGTGAGAAACATAGATTGGGAGAGAGGAGGGAGGGGGAAATTCTCTTTAGTCCCAAGACCAGGTCATTCCGATTTCTCAGGGAGTATAAAATATGACTTTGATAATCTCTATCTTCCAGCGGAGAGAACAAGTGGAAGACTTACTGTTTTAGATGTTATTGCAGGAAGTATATGTATTCTTTTTCTAAGGGAATTTGGAGTGGAGACCTATTTCTTTGTGACATCAGTGGGTGGAGTTGGCATTCCAACAGAGCGGTTTGATGATATACCCTCTCTTTTTAGAAGAGCAATCTCCTCTCCAGTTCTTGTGCCATTTCCTGAATTTGAAGAGAGGATAATGGATGAGATTGAGCATGCCATAGAAGAGAAGGATAGTTTAGGGGGAAGTGGTATTGTGATTTTAAGGGGAGTTCCTGCTGGACTTGGAGATTATAACAGGTGGGATAAAAGAATTGATGGTCTAATTGCTCAAGCAGTTATGAGTATTCCCTCTGTTAAAGCGGTTGAGATTGGAGAAGGTATTGAATCGTCAAGATCTATGGGAAGTAAGTTCCATGATTCATTCCTAATAAGAGGAGATAGAATTCTAAGGGGTTCAAACAATGCTGGAGGGATTGAGGGAGGGATAACAAATGGAGAGGATATAGTTGTAAAATTCTATGCAAAGCCAATTCCAACGGTTAGAAAAGGAGTTAAATCTGTAAATCTTAAGGAGTTTAAAGAGGTTAGATCCAGTTATGTAAGGTCTGATACAGTTGTAATACCAGCAGTATCTCTTGTTGCTGCATCAAGGGTTTCCTTTGTTGTTGCATCCAGTTTTTTGGATAAATTTGGGGGAGACCACATAAAAGATACAAAAGATTCCTTCAACAACTATATCAATTCAAGGAGGAGATTTTGGCAAAGATAG
- a CDS encoding shikimate dehydrogenase, which translates to MDRFYLLGFPISHSFSPKIYRRLFKLMGEDAEYSLLETRREELKSRISKILNNKNVKGFNLTQPLKEEILRFDIYLTGVAREIGSVNCVKVKDGRLYGFNTDYSGFKRSIIPFLEYIKGRDAVIFGAGGASRSVIKALIDVGVGDIFVVNRTYRRALELKKVFHERIIPVKFCEAEDVVEKSKFIVNATTVGLNGKDTLIKESWIDEDKILYDLIYNPKETEFLKIGRKKGAKVKNGFTMLYFQCIDNIRIWYGGERC; encoded by the coding sequence ATGGATAGGTTCTATCTTTTAGGTTTTCCTATCTCCCACTCCTTCTCTCCAAAAATCTATAGAAGACTTTTCAAGCTTATGGGAGAGGATGCAGAATACTCTCTTCTTGAGACAAGAAGGGAGGAACTAAAATCAAGGATTTCTAAAATTCTTAATAATAAAAATGTGAAAGGTTTTAATCTAACTCAACCACTGAAGGAAGAGATTCTAAGGTTTGATATTTATCTTACAGGGGTTGCGAGAGAAATAGGTTCTGTGAACTGCGTTAAGGTTAAGGATGGAAGATTGTATGGGTTTAATACGGATTATTCTGGATTTAAAAGAAGTATCATACCATTTTTGGAATATATAAAAGGAAGGGATGCAGTTATCTTTGGTGCCGGAGGAGCTTCCAGATCTGTGATAAAGGCTTTAATAGATGTTGGAGTAGGTGATATTTTTGTTGTAAATAGAACATACAGGAGGGCTCTTGAACTTAAAAAGGTGTTTCATGAGAGGATAATTCCAGTTAAATTTTGTGAGGCAGAAGATGTTGTTGAAAAAAGTAAGTTTATTGTGAATGCAACCACAGTAGGACTAAATGGTAAAGATACCCTAATTAAAGAATCGTGGATAGATGAAGATAAAATCCTTTACGACCTTATATACAATCCGAAAGAAACTGAATTCTTAAAGATTGGAAGGAAAAAAGGAGCCAAAGTTAAAAATGGTTTTACCATGCTCTACTTTCAATGTATTGATAACATAAGAATCTGGTATGGAGGTGAGAGATGTTGA
- the aroA gene encoding 3-phosphoshikimate 1-carboxyvinyltransferase, with the protein MIEPIRGVRGEVSLPGDKSITHRSFIFSSIAEGYSLIKNPNTGDDVLRTLEIMQRIGAEVSFEDKAIKIKGIGISGIKEPDDVLNAGNSGTTIRLLSGLFSGVKGKFFVITGDSSLRKRPMKRIVEPINLMGGFITGRENGKFPPLVIIGRKLKGIEYEPEKSSAQVKSALILAGLSAQGKTTILEKVKTRDHTEIMLEAFGGKILSEDKRITVFPVEKLYGREIFIPGDFSSASYFIVLTLLLDNSELVIKNVSLNPTRIYLLHVLRRGGANIRILNEKVKNGEIFGDIYVKSSSLSKIYISRDEAPLLIDELPLIGIMGAFLEEGVKVEGAEELRVKESDRIRLVVENLRNLGVFAHEFPDGFYVKRGEIRRGVVKTGFDHRITLSFSILGLLSRSGIYLEEIDSIKVSFPGFFEIVRRISYG; encoded by the coding sequence ATGATTGAGCCAATAAGAGGAGTTCGTGGAGAAGTTTCGCTTCCGGGAGATAAATCAATAACGCACAGAAGTTTTATATTCTCTTCCATAGCAGAGGGCTATTCCCTTATAAAAAATCCAAATACAGGAGATGATGTTTTAAGGACTCTTGAGATAATGCAAAGAATTGGTGCAGAGGTCTCTTTTGAAGACAAAGCTATAAAGATTAAAGGTATTGGTATCTCTGGAATAAAAGAGCCAGATGATGTTCTTAATGCAGGGAATTCAGGAACAACCATAAGACTCCTCTCTGGACTCTTTTCAGGAGTTAAAGGAAAATTTTTTGTAATTACAGGTGATTCCTCATTGAGAAAAAGACCTATGAAAAGGATTGTAGAACCCATAAATCTTATGGGTGGTTTTATAACTGGAAGGGAAAATGGCAAATTTCCCCCTCTTGTAATCATTGGAAGAAAACTCAAAGGTATAGAGTATGAACCAGAAAAATCATCAGCTCAGGTTAAAAGTGCCTTAATCCTTGCGGGTTTGAGTGCTCAGGGGAAGACAACTATTTTAGAAAAAGTAAAAACGAGAGATCATACAGAGATAATGCTTGAAGCCTTTGGGGGAAAGATCTTATCTGAGGATAAAAGAATTACTGTATTTCCAGTTGAAAAACTTTATGGTAGAGAGATCTTTATTCCGGGAGATTTTTCTTCTGCTTCATATTTCATTGTATTAACACTTCTTTTGGATAACAGTGAGTTGGTTATAAAGAATGTATCCTTAAATCCCACAAGGATTTACTTACTCCATGTTTTAAGAAGGGGAGGGGCAAATATTAGAATTTTAAATGAAAAGGTGAAAAATGGCGAGATATTTGGTGATATCTATGTTAAATCCAGTAGTCTTTCAAAGATTTATATTTCAAGAGACGAGGCACCTTTACTTATTGATGAACTACCTTTAATAGGTATTATGGGTGCATTTTTGGAGGAGGGTGTCAAGGTTGAAGGAGCAGAGGAACTTAGAGTGAAAGAGAGTGACAGGATAAGACTTGTTGTAGAAAATTTGAGAAATTTGGGTGTTTTTGCCCATGAATTTCCAGATGGATTCTATGTTAAGAGGGGAGAGATAAGGAGAGGTGTTGTTAAGACAGGGTTTGACCATAGAATTACCCTCTCTTTTTCAATTCTTGGTTTGCTCTCAAGGAGTGGTATCTATCTTGAAGAGATAGACTCAATTAAAGTTTCTTTTCCAGGCTTCTTTGAGATTGTAAGGAGGATAAGTTATGGATAG